One stretch of Armigeres subalbatus isolate Guangzhou_Male chromosome 2, GZ_Asu_2, whole genome shotgun sequence DNA includes these proteins:
- the LOC134215424 gene encoding transmembrane 7 superfamily member 3-like has protein sequence MNSESYFFTISILLVCSTYSHQYQAGNFTPNSINGGQAGFLVQGASTNNSSESAKHAEIFVEPVEDKFAYNVVEMSVPKHIKMNDINEYREIVLPAYSNTNIQLINMARSGKNVGFALIQMNAYEFNVTLSYTKTIIEGSHLTGLNLGLIMTRDGNLFAINTNPHEDIWVSLVLMLYNTTAPLPGGCNMEFPVDVSPVMNLTLRDSTIEVDTPPASLARSFNSSDDSCGKARLVYESYYLSMPSYDFSQRTYFTYIRKLISYANAKASGRLNNLTGTLPSIKRIYDRQIGRGMVFVTVVIDPVHRGFSAYVPTHTYACQPFSNIVGCYEFNVPIRIIGLIVTIIMAAEIVVGFCPIFVKAFICGGIVGLLGTMKLVKYYNLFVTDTEFIAMLVLGAIICAVLFLVISIYCPIAAILICNFLVGYMLCSAIYYGLYGNIFIHLYMALFLLLCGIGLGLLLSSIPVFLLANSFLFGAVALFYGVNVVFSARLHYSLRNLYHGVYEDNYQTVLSDSTLDTNEIMACTSFVIILTLCIYLRVRCRLRENQALPSGLWVPCGHRGSRSSLAMLADDAFTYDHPTITRWTSGDDDVFESPQTNTRFFDRLRNFRRQRVPM, from the exons aTGAATTctgaaagttatttttttacgatttcaATCTTGCTGGTCTGtagtacatattcacatcaaTATCAAGCCGGAAACTTCACTCCAAACTCCATAAATGGCGGACAAGCAGGGTTCCTTGTACAGGGTGCCAGTACAAACAATTCGTCAGAATCGGCGAAACATGCCGAAATATTCGTGGAACCGGTTGAAGATAAGTTTG CTTACAATGTAGTGGAAATGAGCGTACCTAAACACATCAAGATGAACGACATCAATGAATACCGGGAGATAGTCCTCCCGGCTTATTCCAACACAAACATTCAGCTGATTAACATGGCTCGAAGTGGTAAAAACGTAGGATTTGCATTAATTCAGATGAATGCATACGAATTCAACGTTACGCTTAGCTACACCAAAACTATAATAGAAGGAAGTCACTTGACCGGATTAAATCTTGGGCTGATCATGACCAGAGATGGTAATCTATTCGCCATCAATACAAATCCCCATGAGGATATATGGGTTTCATTAGTTCTTATGCTATACAACACGACAGCTCCATTACCGGGAGGATGTAATatggaatttccggtggatGTGTCCCCTGTCATGAACCTAACGCTGAGAGATTCAACTATTGAAGTTGATACCCCACCTGCTTCTCTGGCAAGATCTTTCAATAGTTCCGATGATAGTTGTGGCAAAGCACGGCTTGTGTACGAATCTTACTATTTATCGATGCCGTCGTACGATTTCTCACAGAGAACGTATTTCACCTACATTCGTAAACTGATTAGTTATGCAAACGCAAAGGCTTCCGGTCGGTTAAATAATTTGACTGGGACTCTACCAAGCATCAAACGAATCTATGATAGACAGATTGGCCGAGGAATGGTTTTCGTCACGGTTGTAATTGATCCGGTTCATCGAGGATTTTCCGCATATGTTCCAACCCACACATACGCCTGTCAGCCATTTTCCAACATTGTGGGATGCTACGAGTTCAACGTTCCTATCCGGATTATTGGATTAATTGTAACGATTATTATGGCTGCGGAAATCGTTGTTGGATTTTGTCCGATTTTtgtgaaagcttttatatgtgGTGGAATAGTGGGGCTACTGGGAACAATGAAGTTGGTCAAGTATTACAATTTATTCGTAACGGACACGGAATTCATTGCTATGCTGGTTTTGGGAGCCATCATTTGTGCCGTGTTGTTCCTGGTGATATCAATATACTGCCCAATAGCGGCCATACTAATCTGCAATTTTCTTGTTGGCTATATGTTATGCAGCGCCATTTACTACGGATTAT ATGGAAACATATTTATTCACCTCTACATGGCTTTGTTTTTGCTGCTCTGTGGTATCGGTCTAGGATTGCTGCTTAGTTCCATTCCAGTATTCCTACTAGCGAACAGTTTTCTTTTTGGAGCTGTTGCGCTATTCTACGGAGTCAACGTTGTGTTTAGCGCTCGTTTGCACTATTCGCTTCGTAACCTGTACCATGGAGTCTACGAAGACAACTACCAAACCGTACTATCCGATTCGACGCTGGACACCAACGAAATAATGGCCTGTACGAGCTTTGTCATCATTCTCACGTTATGCATCTATTTGAGAGTGCGCTGTCGGCTTCGGGAGAATCAAGCTTTGCCAAGTGGATTGTGGGTTCCTTGTGGCCACCGTGGATCGAGAAGTAGCCTTGCAATGTTAGCAGACGACGCCTTTACATACGATCATCCGACAATTACTCGTTGGACCAGCGGGGACGATGATGTGTTTGAATCACCCCAAACAAACACAAGATTTTTTGATCGCTTGCGTAACTTCAGAAGGCAGAGAGTTCCTATGTAA